The following is a genomic window from Fusarium oxysporum Fo47 chromosome IV, complete sequence.
GTCAAGTGTTTTGCGTTTTGGGCTCTTCGACGTGGCTGCTTCCAGACTCAGGGGGGGCTGCTTACTGTCTTAAAATTGTTCTGTAGTAGGTAATAAATTACTTGAGAAAAAGTCTGCGCGTAGAGCTAAAATAATAGGTACAGCCCCCGTCAGCACGATGTTCCCCTGATGTAATATCTCCTGAACGAGTTTTGCGGCCGTGCTGAGAAGGAATGTTTCATCGTGGTACGTCGACTTGGGGGCCGCGGGTTAGCGGGTGGAGCTCTCTAGCCTTTTAACTCGGGAATTTGCGTTTTGGTGCTATCTCGATGCCAATGCTTGGTATTGCAAATCAACAAGGATATAACCTTGGAACAACAATCTTGGCTGACATTTACAAATCTCCTATCACTGAACATGTCAGGAATTTTAGAGGGGTCATCCATTGTTTTTGGCGCTGCTATTGTTTTACGGAGATCAACGAAGCGGGAAATGCCTTGTAGGACTCGAGCATCGGCAGCAAGTCTAGTGCTAACTTCGGTTACGGCACAGCCCTAGCAGCGACTCTGACGAATCACAGACTCTCCCACTCAGATGATCTGTCTCGAATTAGCCCGCTAGTGTCAAGCATGCCGTGTTCACACTGCCTGGGGGCCGCAGGGCGCATGTACCTTTAATATGAGCCTCACACCGACAAGATACTCGAGCGGCTTGATAAGATTAGGTGCTCCACAGCCCGGGTTTATAGTGGGAAGAGAGCTGCAGCTACCTTGTCATGACTGCCGTATACCGGACTGTCTTGTGCTTGTCTTCCCTCCTTGGCTCTGTCTGCCTTGTCCACTCTCAATCTTTCAACATCCTGCTTTGTGTTCCTTTTGTGTGCATCCTTCTTGATCGTCCTTCCTTCGTTTACAATGAGCCCGGTTTTTCTTTAGTAACTTATATTGTTCCACCGCGGCCCACTTCTGTCTCTCCCTTAACCCTGGCTTGACATTCTATCCGAAAACCTCGTTTCTTCTTGTCCCTTGATACAttcctctctctttcttcacTATACATACATTTCCTGCTTATGACACATGCCTTCACACATTGCTCTCCCTGGCGCTGCGCGTCCTCGCCCTAGATTTCGTGTCAACGGTTCAAATTGGAGATGGGTTAAGAAGGGTTCAACTTTACTATTTGCCTTATTTGCTTCTGCATTAACAATCTACTACTTAGTATGTTCCCTTCTTCCGATTGAAGCTCAAACTGACCATCAGATCCATAATGATAGTGTTTGGAGACCAACGGGTCCGATATTACAAGAAACCTTAGTCACCCCAGCCAACATCTCCTCTGGGGAAAGAAAGTTTGTCATCGTTTTACCCGTCGACGATTCGAGTCCCGATCTCTGCAAGGTTGTCAGCAGCGCCGTAGCGTTGGGGTATCCCGCGCCTGTAATCGTCAATTGGAAGAAAGACTTCCATACCGAGGCCGACGGTATTGGACCTTCGCAGCTGGGGAAAATTACCGGTACACTCAACTACCTACAATGGGCCACAGGTGATTTGGTTtcagaggaggagaagcttggaGAGGATGATCTCGTGCTCATGCTGGATGCACACGACATTTGGCTACAGCTACCTCCAAGCGTCATGATGCACCGATACTACAGCAGCAACGAGCGAGCGAACCGACGAATTGCAGAGGAATACGGCTTCTTTGACAAGGAATTAATGCAGCAGACCATCATTGCCGCCGCGCAAAAAGGCTGCATAGCCCCACGCGACAAAATCTCGAACCTCTACTGCAACGACGTGCCCGACAGCACCCTCCCCGAAAACGTCTTCGGCTTCTTCACCGACTATACTGTATCACGATACAAATACATGCGCCCCAAGTATGTCAACAGTGGCAGTTTCATGGGTCCCGCAGGCGACATGCGACGATACTTCCAACGTGTCAAAGATCGCATGgaccaagatcttcttgaggtCAGGTCTGCAGAGGATCTTGCAGGCGACCAGGGTATTTTCGCCGAGGTTTTTGGCGAGCAGGAACTTTGGCGCCGACAGATCAAGCAGGATGACTTTGCTGGCGACAACCCCGGAAAAGAGGCAGCGATTTCTGCTAGAGACAAATTTGAGTATCACGTCGGCTTGGATTACACACAAGAACTTTTCTACCCGACTTGCTACTCTGACTACGGCGGTGCTTTCGTGTCACTTGACGATCCCTCCTCAATTGCCAAGGAGTCGAGCCAAGCTGGCGTTTCGCCCCCTCGCGTAGGTGGTGTGCCAAGCGACATTTCCAAGGCTGAAGCTCCGTTCTCTCAATTGGATGACCATGAAGGCGGCTGGGGTGACGTCTCGCTTTTCGTGGACTTCTGGACGACGTCGGTCCCCGTCGCGATACACCACAACGCTTGGAGAGACGGATTAAAGGCCCGTCGATCAACTTGGTGGGATAAGACGTGGTACTTTCCCCAGCTGCGCAACCTCCTCGAGGCGCACATGTCAGCAAACACGACAACACCGTTAGCGAGCATTACCGCTGACGATGGCAACCTGGAGGTTTGGTCATACGGCGCAACGACCAAGGGGAGCGCGTCGCTACTGTTtggcaagaacaaggacacAAAGGCTTGGGAATTGCGATCGACAGATTGGGATACGATCTGTAAAGCCAGTAATGAAGCAGAGACCGAGTCGCGCTGGTATGATGAGGTATTTAGGGATGGAAAGGGTTTACTATAGAGGTCGATCATGATCATTTGGTTAGGAGTTCATTCATAGCGTGTTTTTGACCATTCATGACAGATACCAATTCATTAGACTATTGTTTGTCGTCAACTATGTTTGCGTGACCTGTGCGACTTGAGGCTTCTGACAATCGAGATTCGTGACACCTTGGCTGAAATGGCCAAGAATCTGCGTTACAACCCCAACGTCTGCCAAAACTTCTTGGCTGACGTCTCCGCCCAGGGGATATCCGCACTAGGTAGGGATCGGCTGTACCTGCATGCTTCTAGACCAGGCCGAAGAGTTTTTCTGGCTGCCGGTCTTGGCGATGGGCTACGCCGCCGGGATCTACGCGGCGCGGTATAACGCCATCGGTAGTGATTGGTATGATCGGTAGTGGTAGAGTTATGGCTGGGGGTTGGATATGAGAATGACGAGTAGGAGTTTGTCGCCACGGATCGGGAGGGAATGTGTTAAGGGTCTGGATGTTTTGCCCCGCGGGACGGATCGTGTGAGAGTTTTCGTTTGGTGTAGGGTGGGTGGTGATAAGgtttgagatgagatgctgTGGCTGGATGGGTGGAATTGCCGGGTAAGAAAGTTTCACTGTCAACAAATTACTCCAATACTGTATTAAGCGTTGATTGTAACCAGTGACTGTTGAAATTGAGGGGGGAAAAGACACACAAACGAGTAACACCTAAGTATCTTGGACAGCATTTACGTTCGCAGTCTCATATTTTGTTGCCGTTCATCCTTCCCTATTTATGTGCTGTTTGTGAACAAGGTAGGCATTGGCCATAACCCTGCATTGTAGCTGTTAAAAGTTCTCTCATATCAAGGCCTCCATAGCTCCCAATATCTGATGGCAGATGTCTCAACACGTGAAGCATGACTCTGTCCAGCGACAGAAGTTAACTTTTATCTTCAGGCGCCAAGCTAATCTCACAACATATATTCTGATCCATCTTGTTGGCGATAGCTCACAGGTAGACCTTGAATTGTGCTGTGATGGACATTTTAAAGGCAACTTTCAAAACGCCCTCCATTGACCACAATATTGCTTTGAAGATAGAGATAGCCGTGACTATAGACACTCTGTTACTGCAAACATTTACGACTTTGTCACATATATCTTGAATCCTCATTGACCCAGTAGAGAAACTGGAGAATATTGATTGGCTTACGCTGCATCAGTCAGCCAAGCCCCACTTCACGCATACTCGAAACCCAGCTCAACCTCATCTCACCTTCTACTCATCTCCCATCTCCAATTTCGATTTTCTCATTCATAGAACTCGACTAACTCACTAAGAAAATAACAACATTGATTTAGCGCTCAGAAGAAGTAGGCTCCGGCTCACACTACCTCATAAGAACAGCCTAACAGAATCCTAGCCATGGCAACCTCCCATTACAAGACCGAGACTTTCACATCCGAAAACTTTGTCGAGAGCGCTGGTACAATTCTCTTCCGCCTCTCAACACATGAAATATGTATCCTGCACGATATAAAGCGTAACGAATACATCCTTCCCAAAGGACGTCGCAATGTAGGCGAGTCACGCTGCGACACTGCCATTCGTGAAACTCTCGAAGAAACAGGAATATCCTGTCGTTTACTACCCATCAACATGAAATCTCGCCTCTGCCCTTCTGAAGAAACGGATGTTCCTGATGAAGCGCGTGTTTTCAAAGATGTTTGTGAGCCGATTTCAGTGCAGATGAGAAGGATTGGTGAGCATGAGATGAAGCTGATTTGGTGGTatgttgctgctgtcaaCGAGAATAAAACTATTGGGAAATGTGAGAATgagtttgaggttgagtGGTATGGCTATGAAGAGGTTCTAGAGAAGTTGACTTTTCAGAATGATCGGGAGTTGGTTGCCAGGGCTATTAAACTTGTCCAATCTTATTACCCGTGAAGGCAGGCAAATGAGTCATCTTTTAGGTTTTCTTTTATCAGTGTTTATGCTATAGTAGTTGTTTAGGCATTATGGTATAATGTCCCAGTTGTGAGCTAGATGTATTATTTGCAGgagacctgtggctgagagcttatgTCCACATAGAATTTAGAACTTGTCCAAGCGACTGTCATTGAAAGTTGTGATACACCACGAAGTCTTAGCCCTAGTCAGAAAATTAATCACTTCAAACTAAAACCATGTCAAGTTCTGTGCAAAAATATTGTTCATAGAATCCGTGAAACCTTATCTGTCTTTTGAAAAAGCTCAAACCAAGTGTCAAAACAAAGGTATGGTATCCTGCCTCAAGGTCTTGCTAGGCCAGCAATCATCTAGACTCGTTGACTCTAGGCTCCAGCATGTACCTtgcaacaccatcatcaagataCATTTGCTCCCCCTTGACagccatcatcctctccttcatcttatcaCCATCCCTCTTCATACAAATCAACTTGCACAAAGCCTTCCACAACGGAGTATTAACCTCTTTTGTAGAGCCATAGACGTCTAGCACAACGTCCTCAAACTCCTTGGTAGCCTCCCAGTCGGTCCATGTCTTATTGACCCAGCGGTTTCTGGCAGCGGTGTAGAAGCGATCTCGGCAgaggagttgaagagcgGGGACGTTGTATGTCTGAGCCACGATGAAGAGATTCATGGCGAGGATTATTTCATGCGGTGAGCCTTCGGGTGACTTGGCCGCGGTTTCTGTCTGTGCCGTGACGGGTGTAGTTGACAATAACCTATTTGATCGTCTTACAGGGCGGTCTGGCACACTGTCTTTTGCGATGTCTTTTTCGATGGGGCAACGCGGATAACAGTCAAGCCTGTCTTGAATCTCCTTCGCtctctcagcctcaaccaATGCGGTAGGCCTTTGAGCAGTGTATGTTCCAGTGTAGAGAAACTCGAGAAAATGCTGAAATACATCGGGGTCTTGATCTAGAGTCACACTCCTAATGGTGCGCTTCTGGGAGGAGTCAGTGAGAGCATGTGATAGTATGGGAGGTCGCGTACCTTGGGCGGGGTTGTGAATGCCTTCTCAAACCATTCGCACTGCGTGCACGCAATAGCACGATGAACCTTGAACTCTCGACCGCGGCAGATGATCGATATGTCGGAGTAGGTGCCATCAAAGAGAAGCTTGTAGGAAGAAGCGCGTATCGAAGAAGCGCAGAGGTCATCCACGGCGTATGTCTCTTCAGTGTCCATTTCTTTAGAATGATCGCTGAGGTGAGTTTGAGGCGTAAAATACAACGCAGGATCAATGTCAGACGTAGGAATATCGTCCTGAGTCATGTTGAAAGGATGAAAGAGTTTCAGTGATGAGATATTTGTtgtgagatgaagaggaggaagtggTTTGCAGCGAACGACAGCGTGAATAGAATGATGTGAGCAGAGTGATTATTCACGGAAGCGACTACCCGCAGCAAATCATGGAAGGCATAGGCCGTATCAACCAGTAGATGCAGGCAAACGATAAGAAGAATGCCACTGCCCGGCACTGTTCAGTTTGTCACTGCAACCAATCCCGTAAGCATTCACAAAACCTTCTTGTGACTTCCATGTTTGCGACTCTCCCTGATTTGTTGACTATGGAGCTGATTGCTAGTCACAAGGTTAAACTTTAGGCTACTAACACATGAGTAGGACACGATAATCCTTTTGACAATATAAGCTTCTACCCAAAAACCTTTCACGGTACTGAGTTGTTGACATGGTCAGGGTTATTATCTATTTCATTACTGAGGCCAATGCGTCATATAACTTATGCGCTGTGCGCAAGATTATGTCAAACGGCGCATGAAGTCGTTTGCAGTATCCGCAGCCGCTTGGCGTTGGCGGCCACTCAGACCAATGGATGTACAAGGCACAAGCAGTAGATGCAGAGAATCGAACAGGGCTGCTGAAAGCCAGAACATTCCTGGCAACACAAGCATACATGCAAGCTCTGACAGCTTATGTTGACGCAAAAAAGATTGCCTGTCGCGCATAAGTCTTGACACCCTCATCCGCCaaatcctcatcatcaactcgATCAAACTTCCACTTGTCAGGCAACATACTCATAAGCATTTCTGCCGCCGCAACACTCCATTTCTCCCAAAACGCATGTATGTCTGTAGCCCAATGGCACGAAGCGTAAAAGCCGATGACTGCCAGAACGATCGCGATGAAGCAAGGTGCCAGCACTGCCGGCTCGGGCCATCGCGTGATGATAAAGTATATCGCCGTACCAGCTGCGCCAGCCCAGAGGCCAAGATGTACAAGGAAGATAAAGAGCAGAAGAAAAGTCAAAATtatgaggacgaagaagcaGCGtatgaggaagaagaagagatagcCGGCGATAGCACGGTTACCAACGGAATTGAGACGGTGCGATGCAGACCGGGACTTGGGCGTAAAACGGTTAAGCATTGTTACACGGACTCGCATTGCAGAGAGTCTGACAGAAGGCGAGCGAACAAAACTGCGGATGAGGTAGGTTATGAGAAAGACTAGGCCGAGAGAGAGACCCCATGTCCACATCTTGGGTGGTGATTCGGTGAGTTCTGCGACTTGCATGGAGAAGACGGATGTGATGAAGGAGAGGggtatgaagaagaatgcgAGTTCAgtgagcttgttgatgccaGACGTTTGATCGATGACGAGAGATGACTGGGCGATGCCTGTTGAAGCGACCAGGAGATTGAGCGTTTGTTCTGAGCGTGACTGCAGGGATTGGAGATCAGCCATGAGCTCGGccatctcttcctccagCTCTTCGGGTAGATTGAGAATATTTTTGGACTTTTTGATATGGCCAATCCACTCACTCAGCTCTTGCAAAGTCGATCTTATCCACGCAACATTCTGTCTTGTCATTGTgccagcagcttcaagcAAATGAACGTGCAGGTCAGCACCAAGATCAGCATCGACGTGGTCTTGCATGAGACGGAGTTCGGCTAGGAGCTGCCACATATCATCGAATGGGAGTCGCGTGAGGATAGATGGTAGCATCGAATCATCCTGATTGAGCGTGCTGGTGGGTATCTTGCTTATGTATCGGTACACAAGATCAAAAGTGGATAGAGAGTACTTGCGCGCAAAGTCGCGATCGCGCAGTAAATGTTGACGATCTTTGTAGGCCTTTCGAAGTGAGTCTCGATACTCTTCATCGAATTCGGAGTCGCTGGAGTATTCCGAAGCGGTGTCATTGCCTTTCTCATCGACAGCAAGTGACTGCTCATGTTGATTCCTTCTTGCCTGTGCTCGCCTTCTCCTggcttccttcttgtccttcttcaatTGCTTCTTTGTAAAGGTTGGCGCAGGTGGATCTAGGTATGTCTCATCAGGGTCAGCGACACGCCAAAGCTCTTCATCCGTATACGACTCAAACTCCATGGCTCGAGGCATGAAGGTTAGAGATGGTGTTGTCTCCTTGGTCTTATCGTGTTGCATAGTTCGTGGTGGGTCAAAGACCAGAATGACTGCGCGTGTCAGTTAACATTGCCAGTCTGCTTGGAACATACTCACTTGTCTTTCGGCCCTCCTTGTCAACACTTAACCAATAACCCAAGCCTTCTGGAGCCATGACTCTGAGATCTCGATTGCCCCAGTACGTTGGGTTCTGCGGTAGCACAGGATGGAACGTGCTGTAGGGGCGGTACACATTCGATGTTTTGGCCCTTGTCGATGTGCCTTCAATCTCGTGGCCACTAGATGTTTTCGGAACATCAAAAGcatccaagctcttcttttttgccttttcctctttctttctcttttccttcatcttcttctctgcacgtttctttctcttgtcAGTCAGAAGCAGCCCATACTTGTCAAGAACAACGTCTCGTTCAATTGTCCAGCGTCCATCAGAGATGCGCTTTGCAATCTCATCCTCGTAAAACCCCTTGCGCCCGAGGTAATGAAGGAGACCAAGTCGACCCCAACGAAGATGTGCCCATTTACGAGCTTTGGTTCGACGTGGCAGGTTCCATTCTGTTCGCTGACCGATCCCCGGGAGAGGTCGATGACGGAAATGCGTTTCTTGTTCGGCCCAGTTCATCCAAGTTGCATTCTTCAACTTGAGACCACTGTCGCTTGCGCAGTACCCTGAGGCGATGAGATGTTCGTACCAGAATTCGGGATCTACTGAGTACAATTGACCCAGCACACCCATGACGAAGCGACTCAAATCGCTAACCATAATGACTCGCACCTGGGAGCTCTCCGGTCTCGAGTCGAGAGCTACCGCGAGATCCTTCTTTGTCGTGACGAGTTCGCTTTTCTCCACCGTCTCATTGGCGAAGTAGTCAACAATTGATATGGCGGTAGATTCAAGCCCTTCGAAGCGCTCTCTGCGAGTAACATTGAGCCAACGTGGATCCCACCGAGCCCGATTATCGAGATCGTTCATGTACAACTCAGACATCGTCTCTATCCAAAGCTTCAAATTAGAGAACTCCTCTTCATCGGCACCCTGGTCCAGAACTCCTTGTCGAATGGCCTTAGCAGAGGTATCCATGTCGCGCCGACTCCCGAAAGACATCGGATGCGGTACATTGGGCCGTCTCTCGAACTCTTTATTTGGGTCAAATGAGTCTCGTGATGTATTGAGATTATACTCGAGCGAGTTGCGCGGGACGGAGTAGTTTGGCTTCCATCGTTGCGAGGTTGGCCAGTCGAGCTCGTAACTGCTGAGCCGTTCCTCATCCGTGACGCCGCGACGCTTTCGATTGAACATAGCAGCGCGTCAGGACTTTGTTAATTGCGCATCATGATGGAGAAGGGGGAAAAATTCAGCCTTGTGGCCATCTCAGGAAATTAAGCAAGGGTCACTTGCATATGGAGCCCCGATTGATCTTAGCCTGGTGGGGGAGATCCCTGTAAATCATGGCATCGCAGCGATTGCATTGCCTGACCCGGTGCATGAGATCAGGTACGTTTCGCTCTTGAGGCTGTCAATTGGATTGGCGAATATTAGTGTCATGACTTGAACTTGGTAAGCGATAATTGAGGTCGGTTGATGGAAGCGACCAAAATGCTCATAGTTTCGGGCAACAGTGGGGATCCCACTCTTGTCCACCTCGGCTTGGCTCAGCAAGACATGGCCAACTGGGAGGGCACACTTCAAGCCTGTTCATGGCTGGGTCGTGTCTTGCATTCGCCAAACACCTCAATAAATGGAATACCTCAGTATCGATATGGTACCTTAATTGCCGAGTTCTCGATCACCCGCAGGATATGCCAACAGAGCCCCACCATTCACGCAACCTCTAAGCTTAAAATTCGTATGTCTGCTCCAGCACCCACTAAAAGGTCCCCTATTCCAACCACGACAAGGATCATCTCAGAAAGTTCAGGTTACATTCTCTAAAcgtgttggttgttggttaGCCTGCATTCTCCTCCAATCTTGTTAACATCATGGGAACCCTGTTTGAATGTCGGCTGTGCCACTATCTCATAAACTGTTAAAGTCGACCTCATCTGCGCTACAGCCTCTTCGCCCAAAGCCCTCCGCCTACACCTTCAGCCACGACATTGCCAACCAACACCGAGTCTACGAGCGAAAGTTCTTCCTTTCATACGTCAAGGACACGAGTGATAACGTCTACAGTATCAAAACTTCTCAGTCTCACCACTCCATTTGAACAACCACGTGGATGCGACTCAAAGTTTACCCATGCAAGCGTCTTCCCTTCTGGCCGCCCAAAGTCTCCTGTGCCAATCCTCCTTTCAACTGCTGAGTCGTAATGTTATCCATCTGGTTGGGGGGATGTTATTCGTACAAGACGCTTTGACTTTTATCTGCCAGTCTGTCCTAATGGTTGGATATACTACGACATGCAAACAACAACTTCCGAGCTTTCGATGGCTCGTTGCTGTGATAGGTTTATTTGCTGTATTCTTATACCGAGATCGAATAGTAACCAGGACGTCCATTCAAGTGGCTATACTCGTTAGATGACCGAGATTGGGATATCGTCCTGTCTAAGCCTTACTCAACCAAGAATTGCGGTCGCTAGACACACAATCCCCATGCTCAAAGTAC
Proteins encoded in this region:
- a CDS encoding BTB/POZ protein; the encoded protein is MTQDDIPTSDIDPALYFTPQTHLSDHSKEMDTEETYAVDDLCASSIRASSYKLLFDGTYSDISIICRGREFKVHRAIACTQCEWFEKAFTTPPKKRTIRSVTLDQDPDVFQHFLEFLYTGTYTAQRPTALVEAERAKEIQDRLDCYPRCPIEKDIAKDSVPDRPVRRSNRLLSTTPVTAQTETAAKSPEGSPHEIILAMNLFIVAQTYNVPALQLLCRDRFYTAARNRWVNKTWTDWEATKEFEDVVLDVYGSTKEVNTPLWKALCKLICMKRDGDKMKERMMAVKGEQMYLDDGVARYMLEPRVNESR